The Lathyrus oleraceus cultivar Zhongwan6 chromosome 5, CAAS_Psat_ZW6_1.0, whole genome shotgun sequence genome includes the window ttatcttttttttaaataaaattggattatttaatattatttattataatatTAGTTGATATTAGTTTTTATTATGAAGATGACTAGAgttttgaaattgtaatttttttaatattgtAGTTACTTTGATGTTGTATATGTATAAACTGGCAGATATATTAGGTGCACCAGGAGTAAACACTTTAGTAGAGCATGGTCTCCTGTAACTCCTTCTTCATCATCATCTATTGATCAAAGTTCTGCGAGATGGAATTTTCAGTCAGGAACATCAATGGCATGGCCTCATGTGGCAGGTGTTGGAGCCTTATCAAATCATCTCATCCAAATTGGACCACTGCTGCCATTAGGTCTGCTCTCATGATCCAGGTGACCCAAAAAACAAAAGCACATGCAAATAGGAAAAATGTTAGGTGTGAGACCCCACACACAGATATAAATAACAGCAAGTACTGTGGACACAACAATGGACACTATAATTGCTGGTGGATCCATCAACTTAGCTCATCCCTTTGACATGGGTGCTGCCTACATAAATAAACAATTTAAAAGCACTTGATCCTATGCAATTTAGGCTTCACAAGATAACAAATTAGCAACATCATTAATCTTCCTTCTCAGGAAATTACAAGTTGCAATGACTTAGCAACTAAATCACCCATTAATCACATTTTCAAATCTTGACTATGCAGTGACCATAAAAAATGACAGTTAGGGATGATAATAAGTATGATTTACTTTGAAATTCCCCGTGCGTAAACTCAAACCCTCATAGGCACAAATCTTTGTACCCATATTCTTATTTTTCTGAGTATCCATACCAGCATTTAGGGCTTACACCACTGGATAGTGATGTTGGTCGAAACAAAAATGTTATATATTTTATTACTAGCATCGTTGAACCATGTGGAGTGGAAATAGTGGTATGGCCCAAGGTTGAAAGGAAGAACACTCATATAGGAGTCCTTTGGCTGCGCGTGTTAATACTTGTTATGTTTCCAGTCACTACTCTTACTAGTACAAGTTTCATGCACCATGCACTCTTTTTTATCTAAGCTTCAGCATCTAATTTTTCAAGATTCACAAggttcttgtttttttttttaccTTGATCAACAATTTAGTAAGAGAACAATTCAAAAAGGACCAGAGTATTAAGATTCATCAAATAAAGTTTGGTTTTTGACCAATGTCTAAATTCAAAAACGTCGGTAAACCACGCCAATGCAATTCTTGAGTCATGACCAAGAAAATTAAACTTTAGAAGTAGAAGATTTGAAAGCCAGCTTAAGAAATAAACATATTTACCAATGTAGTACAAATTCATGAAATAAACAACCAACATCAAATATATACAAACCACGTTGGTTGGTAAAAGTTGAAGGAAATATAGCAATGGTGCACGAAATTTAGCAAAAACAAAGTGGTGTAAAAAATCAAAACCGATAATGTCAACGTTGTATCTTTTAATCGGTAGTTTTCTCTGTACAAAAGCAATGCAGCACATGAAATATACAACGGATCTGCGTGAATACTCAGTTTCTTTCTGGGTGAGTACTGTTTCCATTGGCATTTGAACtagatgatgatgaagatgaaaataATCCATTGAAAGGCCATGGAAATGAGAATCTTCTACCCCCACTTGCACTTCTCCCTTCACTATCCCTTTCAGCATTATTGGCATGTCCAATATTTTCATTCTCCCTTTGATTTCTATTATTCCTTGACACATCAGAGTTTTGCTTGGGTTCATCCACTCGCAATTGAGATCTGCAAACCGGACAAGAACTATGAAGCTCCAGCCAGGGCAGGATACAAGCACTATGAAACCTATGTTTACATGGCATCTCTTTGGCATCGGAACCAACTTCAAAATCATCCAAACAGACAGAACACTGCATATTCTCATTGATTTTCACAGTTGGTAAAGCTTCAACGGCTTCCTTTGGAGCAGGTGGAGTTCCATACCTATTAGGGTCATTCTCAGACAAATGTTGCAACAATAGATCCAAACCAGGCCCTACAAAATAGTCACCCAAAGACCCAATGGGGTTATGATTATCACTTTGGTCCCGGTTTGAATCATAGGAGCCTTGAACAATAATAGTCTGATTAAAAGGATTAATCAATATTACATGCTCTCTTTCTCTTTCCCTAACACGGTCATCCCTATCCGTATTCTCATGCGACTCAGATGTCAGTCCAGCTCTTATGCCTTGGAGCAATTGCTGAATAGTAGCAGAGCTTCTTCTCCTCCTTCGAAGGATGGACTCGAGCTCTCGATCATAATGTCCTACACCACCATTACCATTATCACCATCGCGATTCCCACTATCATAATCCTCTTCAAGCTCTATCCGTCTCAATCTCCGACGAAGCCGCGGATTGCCCATCATGCCTAGCAAGATTGGTGCCCAAAGGGAGGGAGAACGATCCGATCCAAAATCATTTTCTGGTGTATTTTGCAAGTCATTGATACCAGTTGCACTGCTCATTTCTTCAATAAATCCACTTTGGCAAACTGGACATTTCATCTCCATTCCCATGATAGGACTGACTATTTGAGAACAAGCGTGACACCAATATCTTGCTGCCATTGTTTCCTCCATGATATTTTGTGTAGAATGTATGTCCTTAAAATATCACAAATGATTTATTTACTCCTTGATTCCTGAAACTTCGAACCAAAATCCAAAACACCTGAAATTAAGGACTCACAGCCATCAGATTTTACACAACTAGAATTATTCGGTTTAGCCCTCAAAATCTTCATGGTTTGATTAAAAACTACAAGAGAATTATTACTTTCCCAAACCATGAATTGGAAATTCCAAACATCAAACTAAATCATGCACTAATTCATCCAGAAAAGATCAAATAATCATCCTAATTTAATTAGTCTAACAATCAAGGACAATGATTGGTTGAATAAAACCATATTTGACCAGAAATCCGAAAACACAACAGTACTATAATTTAATTTCATCCATTCCAAATTCAAAATCACCTTAGCATTAAACATAAAAACCCAAAACCCCCCAAAAAAACTAAAACCACACCGAATCAAATAATTACAGTGGAATATTAAATGAAGAGAGATAAAATGAATAATCATCACCTTAACAAACAAAGAAACAACAATTTGATCAGCGAAGGGTTTATGAAACAcaaattgcaaaaaaaaaatgCGGATCGGTTAAAAAAGTGAAAAGGAGGATCTGGAAGCGTTGAATTGAAGCGCGTGGTGAAAAAATGAACAGTAGAAGCAAGGAAAGGTGAATGATCGTATTTTACACGCAAACATAAAGAAATTGTAGAGCGATGAAAACCCTACCTAGTTAGGAAGATTAAGAAAGAAACGTTTTGGAGTTGATGAATCGGTGGTGATGGTGGTGGTGGAGGAATGGTTTGTTAGGTAACGGAAAAAGATGAAAGATGGAAATTGGGGAAAGTGCGAGAATTTGCTTCTAACCATCGTCCAATCCCAACCGGTCTTAACTCCTTTCCCgttttctttttctcttcttactcaattattttctttttctattaATATTACTTTTACTTTTAGTAATTTCAAATTTACTTACTTTTACTTTTAGTAATTTCAAATTTACTTacttttctttttttaattacagttgttattatattaaaatattaaatacTTAGTCTAAATAAATAAATCTCATTTGTTGATGAATACTTCTTTATTTTTATGTAAAAATAAGTATTTTTtatttcatgtttttttatttacCTTTGAAGTTTAAAAGTCCTCTTTAAACACTTTTTTTTATCAGTGTATGCATTTATATAAAAAGTACATAGAATATGTAAAAAGGTTTAGTTTTTTTTATAAGCAAAAGGTTTTTGATTTGGTTATGCTTTCTATTTAGAGTAAAAGTTAATTATTTGGTAGAATATTATTAACTATTGAAAATAAAAACTACATAAGAATGAACAAATAAGTAAAATAGACAACTTTATGTAcacttttatttaaaaaaatatatgaaaTGACTAAAATAGAAAAAATACAAATTGTCTAAAGTGGTAAAAAGCAAATGATAAATGGTCAAAACTTAAAGGTTTAGGACATATAATTTAAAAGGATAAAGATAAATAAGGTTGACCCTATTAATTTTTTTTCGAAATTTATAAATATTTAGAAATATTCTTGTTTGAAAGTATCATATTGATTAAAAAGGTtgatttgaaaattaaaatctAAATATTATTCTCGCAGCAAAATTTAGATGTTTCTATAAAATTTGTTGcaaaataaaaatcattaaaaaaattTGGACGAAAATCCACTGAAAATTCTACTAAAAATATCGAAATTCAGATGTTTGAAAGTTAACTTCTAGATTCACCATGTTCCATTTTGAACTTCTGATACTATGACATGCGAGAAATGTCGAAGGAAATGTTAAATATTAGCAAGAACATGTGTAATTTGCTGCGAAAAATATCAGGGTGCGTCCAAAAAATAGCTTCTAGAAGTGGCAAAAgggtatttttgaatttttatagGGTTTTGGAGAAATATATAGAATGTATCGAGCAACTCTCAGGTAATAATTCATGAGTTGGGTCAGCCCATATAGAGTTTTATTTTGGCTTTTATTTTGGGTCAACCAAAGGCCCAATACGTGTGAAATCTAAACATCCAGTCCAACCATGCAAAGTCCAATCAAAATTATTCAACGTATATAATCATTACATACGAGAATCAAGATACACTTTTTCTGATCTCATAAGTTCAGCTCACTCAACTTGGACTTTGTAACTGACTTGGGTGTTGGAGTGATAATCTTGCAGGTCCAATGATCCGTTGTCGCTCACGGGTCAAACCGAGTAATTAGAAAATTGTAGTTTAGCGAAAGCGACAAATCGAATATCGTATCGcactggtttttacctaccaattccctaagcaTCTTCGATCTCTATTTGATTCAATATCGATTGACAAGTGCAATAGATATATGATAGTTCGTATTCCTATATTCTGAATTAAACAAACGGATTAATTCAAttgtgaattaagcaaacacgattaCAAACGCGAttttaacgacaaagcgacgtAAATGGCGATTAACAGTTAGAAATGaaatcatacgaatttaatcaaaactaTTCCACAAAGTATAGATTAAGCAAATGAATTTTCATAGAATAGAATTAAAAGAGAAACGAAATTtaattgatagaataaaaacctcaaagcgtTGGAAGCTCGGTTATAGTATATCAACTCTGGAGGATTGGTTCCTCTTCATAATCGTACAGAGCAAAAAATTTATCGTCAATAATGTGTGTACTACAGTACCGCGGCTGATCCCTTTTAACAAAATAAGGATTGCACTTATAACTCAAATTGGGTCTGAAAactgttgaaaagtatattttcggcaaatattttaatatcgtatccacagagatcggttgttattaccgccgttctataatccaaattgttataagtttaaaatgtaaccaagttgttttgtttgaaaagttatcttttgagtaaaatgtcactaaaacaataaaatggttttaatcaaatgtaaaaggcttggcaagattggagttcactattcaaattgcttatgattccttataacaactatatagatttaagattattgatgatgttcaagtatcctctcaatatcatttatgtctaaatgatgttgtgataatcactatattaatctttagacgatttctccacctaactatcaatatagcaatctttaatggttgatacaaaagaagagtagtgaataaatctatttctacaacttattcactacttgaaaatatcTTTTATATCAAGAtttaaataatctctttcaacaactactcaaatctaatattcaacttagggcaaaaatatcattcaatacatcaacaatcttttatcatatataagagtcaaatgaaatacataaacaaatagaaatagatgctacctccaatcttgacaaaatggggtttagctcctcatcatcattttggaaagcaaAAAGTAATGGTAGAAGCTCTCTTTTTTTCTTACAAAATATCAAACTATGAATCCATTCATGACTattttccattctgttttcttAAAGGGTTGGCCTTTCCTAAAATgctcattttcatctaaaactgaaaagcCCCCTAAAATAGATACAAAACTGTCATACACAGCTGGCATTGAAAACAAATCACTTGGCCAAAAtagcttgctggattcgcaaggttcgcggcgccatccctggtcgcggcgcgaactgaagctacttcagcttccttgccttgcaagcttcatgcAATGATTCTTCCACGTGTTAATCTTCAAAaataggcctccaaattgcattcaacacttcttccaaattattATTATGCATTCCGAAGCTCTTTTGaccaaaaattctacaaaactaacaaatacgtgaaataactactcaaaacaacatcaattaaaccTAGTTGtatttatacaaaatagtgagaataaaagtgtgtaattacatcaaaaattggtgaaagggaccaataaaattatataaaaagtagtactaattggtccaTAACAGCTCTCCCCAACTTAGtattttgtttgtccctaaacaaaagtttccaccaacacaaccaaaacaatgacacaaaagattgaaatAAGGATTAACtaaggacattcaaatggttcaaaagtgtatgcacttctcaatccacctatctcaatgctagacaaaacatgaataagagcaatggttgggtgcaaaaatcataccaaggaattcaaagccatatatgccaaaattgaatcaaacttacacacacatcataataatgatgaataaacatgaaggtttactttcactcatccaagcaattaaatcaacaacaactcaaatcatgtggtcatcaaaacaaataccaaatcatgtgaaaaatgagaatcaagaggtctttcaagggttgtaatgtgacttgggttacaagaaaggatatgattacgagaattcaacaaagttgcctatcctaagggagcattccaaaacattcaactctacacaatttccatttctttgatccccGTCTTTTTCCTTTTCTTATATTTATCCACACAACCATGAGTCTTTTCTTTGTCTTTgtcttttttttttctttgctctatggttccaagggtgatttctttttcttgtttcttttcatattttcaccctttcataaaaactcacttttccaagtttctaatcaactcctttttctttactctccccaactttagattccaaacccaaatttattcaataatgctccctacttagacataagcaaaaggcaaaatttgcaaacaaatcgatttgagggttcaattgacacgaaagaaattaggattcatttattcacCAAATTTACAATTGATTTTACACTCATCAATCAAATGAGTCCTAAAgtaagctcaaagggggttaactaaggattgCTCCTCACAAGATTCGTTGAATcaaaactttttggtcaagtggtttttctcataacaaacaatgcctctatcattttcaatactttcacacaaaaatagattgatgcatgatttagcatgataagaatgagttgaaataatgttcggtttcccgcattttagtgtacaatggaaaaactcctcacaattggttaagtcctattttgattcaaaaatgacatgtatttcaatgaatttatgatatggaatttgcacacaccatcaaactactcatgttaagtctagaaagtGATAAAGTGTATCTTGAAATGGCGACACcaattcttatcatcaccactcgaagtgtcctatgcttctttctttgcgaacatttcttggttgctttaagcttgacttaagagtaagaacaattaaacaaaaaaatgttggtaaaccaaattcattgtaacacacttaaatttcacagagtatttgtaacaccccgataaaaataagataattatttaatttaaattaatattatatttattaatttaattaaataattggaattattggattattattattattattattggaataataattattggaaagtatataagtgggaaataagaaaaaagtttcattttggtaaagagggttttacgtgaaaagcagagaagcggctgaaaagggagaaagggcaaagaggaagagcaagagagcaagggttgaagaacggaaaagcttgaagcttaaagattcgccagattaactcaggtaaggggggtttatcgtcgtttaatgggtattatgggttaacatgtaatgggtagtgataaaccgttgaattgaccctaattgggatgttgaatgctgaaaaattgt containing:
- the LOC127083230 gene encoding E3 ubiquitin-protein ligase SIRP1 — translated: MEETMAARYWCHACSQIVSPIMGMEMKCPVCQSGFIEEMSSATGINDLQNTPENDFGSDRSPSLWAPILLGMMGNPRLRRRLRRIELEEDYDSGNRDGDNGNGGVGHYDRELESILRRRRRSSATIQQLLQGIRAGLTSESHENTDRDDRVREREREHVILINPFNQTIIVQGSYDSNRDQSDNHNPIGSLGDYFVGPGLDLLLQHLSENDPNRYGTPPAPKEAVEALPTVKINENMQCSVCLDDFEVGSDAKEMPCKHRFHSACILPWLELHSSCPVCRSQLRVDEPKQNSDVSRNNRNQRENENIGHANNAERDSEGRSASGGRRFSFPWPFNGLFSSSSSSSSNANGNSTHPERN